In Equus caballus isolate H_3958 breed thoroughbred chromosome 7, TB-T2T, whole genome shotgun sequence, one DNA window encodes the following:
- the OR51F5 gene encoding olfactory receptor family 51 subfamily F member 5 encodes MPSFNQSIFHPAVFFLTGIPGLEIYHAWISIPFCCLYAIAISGNGMILLVIITESSLHEPMYYFLSMLSFTDLGLCLSTLVTMLGIFWFNAREISFDACIGQMFFIHGFTFMESSVLLAMAFDRFIAICNPLRYATILTNSRIIKVGFAIVIRGTTALVPLLLLLKHLSFCHSRILHHSYCFHPDVMKLSCTDTKINSAFGLTIVISTAGLDSILILLSYVLIIHSVLSIASPEERKKAFGTCVSHVSAVAIFYIPMISLSLVHRFGKHAPPLVHTLIANVYLLIPPVMNPIIYSVKTKQIRKAMLKVFLSKLT; translated from the coding sequence ATGCCATCCTTCAATCAGAGCATTTTCCaccctgcagtcttctttcttaCTGGCATCCCTGGTTTGGAAATCTACCATGCCTGGATCTCCATCCCGTTCTGTTGTCTCTATGCCATTGCCATCTCTGGGAATGGCATGATCCTGCTTGTCATCATCACTGAGTCCAGCCTCCATGAACCCATGTACTATTTCCTCTCCATGCTATCCTTCACGGACCTAGGGCTGTGCCTTTCCACGTTAGTTACCATGCTGGGCATTTTCTGGTTCAATGCTCGAGAAATCAGCTTTGATGCCTGCATTGGCCAAATGTTCTTTATCCATGGATTCACATTCATGGAGTCCTCAGTACTCCTGGCAATGGCCTTTGACCGCTTCATTGCCATCTGTAACCCACTGAGATATGCCACAATATTAACCAATTCAAGGATCATCAAAGTGGGCTTTGCAATTGTTATTAGGGGGACAACAGCTCTTGTGCCTTTACTCCTGCTCCTTAAGCACCTGTCCTTCTGCCATAGTCGTATTCTGCACCATTCATATTGTTTCCATCCTGATGTGATGAAGCTTTCATGCACAGACACCAAGATCAACAGTGCATTTGGCCTGACCATTGTCATCTCTACTGCTGGCTTGGACTCTATCTTGATCCTCCTCTCCTATGTTCTGATCATCCACTCTGTGCTCAGCATTGCCTCCCCCGAGGAGCGTAAGAAGGCCTTTGGTACCTGTGTCTCACATGTAAGTGCCGTTGCCATCTTCTACATTCCCATGATCAGCTTGTCACTGGTGCATAGATTTGGGAAGCATGCCCCTCCCCTTGTACACACTCTCATTGCCAACGTTTATCTGCTCATCCCTCCTGTAATGAATCCCATTATCTACAGTGTGAAGACCAAGCAAATTCGCAAGGCTATGCTCAAAGTATTTCTTTCCAAGCTAACTTAG
- the OR51F5 gene encoding olfactory receptor family 51 subfamily F member 5 isoform X1 — translation MIELENMLPLSNLTSFTFPVFFLTGIPGLEIYHAWISIPFCCLYAIAISGNGMILLVIITESSLHEPMYYFLSMLSFTDLGLCLSTLVTMLGIFWFNAREISFDACIGQMFFIHGFTFMESSVLLAMAFDRFIAICNPLRYATILTNSRIIKVGFAIVIRGTTALVPLLLLLKHLSFCHSRILHHSYCFHPDVMKLSCTDTKINSAFGLTIVISTAGLDSILILLSYVLIIHSVLSIASPEERKKAFGTCVSHVSAVAIFYIPMISLSLVHRFGKHAPPLVHTLIANVYLLIPPVMNPIIYSVKTKQIRKAMLKVFLSKLT, via the exons ATGATAGAACTGGAAAATATGTTACCATTATCTAATCTGACCTCTTTTACATTTC cagtcttctttcttaCTGGCATCCCTGGTTTGGAAATCTACCATGCCTGGATCTCCATCCCGTTCTGTTGTCTCTATGCCATTGCCATCTCTGGGAATGGCATGATCCTGCTTGTCATCATCACTGAGTCCAGCCTCCATGAACCCATGTACTATTTCCTCTCCATGCTATCCTTCACGGACCTAGGGCTGTGCCTTTCCACGTTAGTTACCATGCTGGGCATTTTCTGGTTCAATGCTCGAGAAATCAGCTTTGATGCCTGCATTGGCCAAATGTTCTTTATCCATGGATTCACATTCATGGAGTCCTCAGTACTCCTGGCAATGGCCTTTGACCGCTTCATTGCCATCTGTAACCCACTGAGATATGCCACAATATTAACCAATTCAAGGATCATCAAAGTGGGCTTTGCAATTGTTATTAGGGGGACAACAGCTCTTGTGCCTTTACTCCTGCTCCTTAAGCACCTGTCCTTCTGCCATAGTCGTATTCTGCACCATTCATATTGTTTCCATCCTGATGTGATGAAGCTTTCATGCACAGACACCAAGATCAACAGTGCATTTGGCCTGACCATTGTCATCTCTACTGCTGGCTTGGACTCTATCTTGATCCTCCTCTCCTATGTTCTGATCATCCACTCTGTGCTCAGCATTGCCTCCCCCGAGGAGCGTAAGAAGGCCTTTGGTACCTGTGTCTCACATGTAAGTGCCGTTGCCATCTTCTACATTCCCATGATCAGCTTGTCACTGGTGCATAGATTTGGGAAGCATGCCCCTCCCCTTGTACACACTCTCATTGCCAACGTTTATCTGCTCATCCCTCCTGTAATGAATCCCATTATCTACAGTGTGAAGACCAAGCAAATTCGCAAGGCTATGCTCAAAGTATTTCTTTCCAAGCTAACTTAG